A stretch of the Leptospiraceae bacterium genome encodes the following:
- a CDS encoding nucleotidyltransferase domain-containing protein encodes MNLAKSILITNDPLIKGIVEQIVKSAQPISIYLFGSTSRGDNKANSDLDFLVLVPENQHRRKTAQKLYQEVESKSVPCDFVVATPSILEKNRNNSYRIYSNALKDGILLYGK; translated from the coding sequence ATGAATCTAGCAAAAAGTATACTAATAACGAATGATCCATTGATAAAAGGAATAGTTGAACAGATAGTAAAATCAGCTCAACCAATATCTATTTATTTATTTGGCTCTACTTCGCGAGGAGATAATAAAGCAAATAGTGATTTAGATTTTCTAGTATTAGTTCCTGAAAATCAACATCGTAGAAAAACAGCTCAAAAACTATACCAGGAAGTCGAAAGTAAATCTGTTCCTTGTGATTTTGTTGTAGCAACTCCTTCTATCCTCGAAAAAAACCGAAATAATTCATATCGTATCTATTCAAATGCATTAAAGGATGGAATTCTTCTGTATGGCAAATGA
- a CDS encoding HEPN domain-containing protein: MRYPGDYEEITEDEYKEAIQLASAVLNWAEDIVMGLI; encoded by the coding sequence ATGCGTTATCCGGGAGACTATGAAGAGATTACAGAAGATGAATACAAGGAAGCAATTCAGTTGGCATCTGCTGTTTTAAATTGGGCTGAAGATATAGTAATGGGATTAATTTAA
- a CDS encoding UPF0175 family protein — MVLKIADQYIQNTFLAEANLKLEFAIYLYEKDILTLEQASKLAEISYLDFQKELGNRNISIHYDEEELEKDLETLKFLDQA, encoded by the coding sequence ATGGTTTTAAAAATCGCAGATCAATATATACAAAATACATTTCTCGCAGAAGCAAATTTAAAACTAGAATTTGCTATATACCTTTATGAGAAAGATATTCTAACTTTAGAACAAGCAAGCAAACTTGCTGAAATTAGTTATTTAGATTTCCAGAAAGAATTAGGAAATAGAAATATCTCCATTCATTACGACGAAGAAGAATTAGAAAAAGATTTAGAAACCTTAAAATTCCTAGATCAAGCTTAA
- a CDS encoding DNA cytosine methyltransferase, with protein sequence MIAVNSYFSGAGLFDIGLSLAGLEIKQSFEIDSICCETQRKNFTHEVKECDITKKLVFDEIKSDVMVATYPCTKYSTAANLHGTRTGDDLFLHFFRHIAMQRPEVYVVENVPGMKKFPVVMEAMSKLPDYYVSVFCPVQTEKFLPQRRDRLILIGSRKYFLWREPESTNRIKLKDILEKNPDIKIPNYVYSRLEGKYRDLPIISDPDKDDIAPTCVAHYSKDRGTRLVKDKFHSKGLRPYTTTEYARLQGVPDWFQFAGNDSQVYKQIGNGVPVVFGEWIGREIKRYFGR encoded by the coding sequence ATGATAGCGGTTAATTCGTATTTTTCGGGAGCGGGGTTATTTGATATTGGTCTCTCGCTTGCAGGCTTAGAGATTAAGCAAAGTTTTGAAATTGATTCAATTTGTTGTGAGACTCAAAGAAAAAATTTTACGCATGAAGTCAAAGAGTGTGATATCACAAAAAAGTTAGTCTTCGATGAGATAAAGTCAGATGTAATGGTTGCCACTTATCCTTGCACAAAATATTCAACAGCCGCAAATCTACATGGGACAAGAACAGGAGATGATTTATTTTTGCATTTCTTCCGTCATATTGCGATGCAGAGACCAGAAGTCTATGTGGTAGAAAATGTCCCCGGGATGAAAAAGTTTCCAGTCGTAATGGAGGCTATGAGTAAGTTGCCCGATTACTATGTTTCCGTTTTTTGTCCCGTGCAAACAGAAAAATTTCTTCCGCAACGAAGAGATAGATTAATTCTAATTGGTTCCCGTAAATACTTTCTATGGCGTGAGCCTGAATCAACAAATAGAATCAAACTAAAAGACATTCTAGAAAAAAATCCAGATATTAAAATTCCAAATTATGTATACTCTCGTCTAGAAGGGAAATACAGGGATTTGCCAATCATCTCTGATCCTGATAAAGATGATATCGCTCCAACTTGTGTTGCCCATTATTCCAAAGATAGAGGCACTCGTTTAGTCAAAGATAAATTTCATTCGAAAGGCTTACGTCCATATACCACAACCGAGTATGCAAGACTCCAAGGTGTTCCTGATTGGTTTCAATTTGCTGGCAACGATTCGCAAGTGTATAAACAAATTGGTAACGGTGTTCCGGTTGTGTTTGGCGAATGGATTGGGCGAGAGATTAAGAGGTATTTTGGGAGATGA